One genomic window of Centropristis striata isolate RG_2023a ecotype Rhode Island chromosome 20, C.striata_1.0, whole genome shotgun sequence includes the following:
- the LOC131993317 gene encoding N-acetyllactosaminide beta-1,3-N-acetylglucosaminyltransferase 3-like produces MLRILRRDRGTCLLFGALLVAVYFFKDCKDHKTFYLQTVTKESHQTTIKNNSYVYSWPRCQKNMAPATIRGFRYLQEKFQDFLYYQHCRHFPMLLDMPDKCGGAEESADIFLLLVIKSPPENYERREVLRKTWAKERLYNGVWIRRIFIVGTMGTDETKERLNKVLELEQREYNDILQWDFNESFYNLTLKQILFLEWMERNCPNAQFLLNGDDDVFANTDNMVEYLQSLKDNNGSQHLFTGKLITNASPIRWIHSKYFVPFQVHRSRYYPPYCSGAGYLLSVNTALVIYKMSKSISLVPIDDVYMGMCLAKAGLSPTSHEGVKLFGLSPQKLNDPCFIKDKLVVHRYLSWETYFMWQKIHDPDLNCSTSKEN; encoded by the exons ATGCTCAG AATTTTAAGGAGGGACAGAGGAACCTGTTTGCTGTTCGGAGCACTTCTTGTGgctgtttatttctttaaagattGTAAAGACCACAAAACCTTTTATCTACAAACTGTGACAAAAGAAAGCCATCAAACAACCATCAAAAACAACTCCTATGTATACTCCTGGCCAAGATGTCAAAAAAATATGGCACCTGCCACAATCCGAGGCTTTCGATATCTTCAGGAAAAGTTTCAAGACTTTCTTTACTATCAACACTGTCGCCATTTCCCCATGCTTCTGGACATGCCTGACAAATGCGGAGGAGCTGAGGAATCTGCAGACATCTTCCTTCTGCTGGTCATTAAAAGCCCCCCTGAAAACTACGAACGCCGAGAGGTGCTGCGAAAAACCTGGGCCAAAGAGAGGTTATACAATGGTGTGTGGATTCGAAGGATCTTCATCGTAGGAACAATGGGGACTGACGAGACTAAAGAGAGGCTCAACAAAGTCTTAGAACTGGAGCAACGCGAGTACAACGACATCCTCCAATGGGACTTTAATGAGTCATTCTACAACCTCACCTTGAAGCAGATACTCTTCCTGGAATGGATGGAAAGAAACTGTCCTAACGCTCAATTTCTTTTaaatggtgatgatgatgtttttGCCAACACAGACAACATGGTTGAGTATCTCCAAAGCCTAAAGGATAATAATGGAAGCCAGCACCTTTTCACTGGCAAGCTGATCACAAATGCTAGCCCCATTAGATGGATACACAGCAAGTATTTTGTCCCATTTCAGGTGCACAGGTCAAGATATTATCCCCCCTACTGTAGTGGTGCGGGCTACCTCCTGTCTGTCAACACAGCTTTGGTCATATATAAAATGTCCAAGTCCATTAGCCTTGTTCCCATTGATGACGTTTACATGGGGATGTGTCTGGCCAAAGCAGGACTAAGTCCTACTTCTCATGAGGGTGTGAAATTATTCGGTCTGTCCCCCCAAAAACTAAATGACCCTTGCTTTATTAAAGACAAGCTAGTGGTACACAGATACCTTTCATGGGAAACGTATTTCATGTGGCAAAAAATACATGACCCGGATCTGAATTGTAGTACTTCGAAAGAGAACTAA